In a genomic window of Lycium ferocissimum isolate CSIRO_LF1 chromosome 9, AGI_CSIRO_Lferr_CH_V1, whole genome shotgun sequence:
- the LOC132031154 gene encoding protein TPX2-like, producing the protein MSVTDDPNSFVIDEIYEFSAPTFYDFIDEETEEDTRKAELWFHITTSYAPSPFMPKIKNASRMVQLETLCDFTDAEELQDNNNNNTRPATELTSSESKEEVTPNLIISVPNPETEEKQSTVQSQVTETCTPRPPTTSHRNDSRKTNSKTQQTAKKIASILRNPSALKSKTQSQQSNPRSSNQATIRKQAIMKSAVGTPNFAQENQAVKRQKLEEGKSRKILDIKPQHLPHKTRLGVANSSSKLFSSAAKTRKEERKMYARPLVSPFVSTAEMIKKFQSGMSNSITNDDPTGPAQRKPKLTLTRPKEPEFVTAQRVRPTRVKSSAELEEEMMAKIPKFRARPINKKILEAPTQPVLLPKSAPQLPEFKEFHLETMARANKNADTTSVQSIESSQCHQWQHLTAPKSPVLQTSLRARPPISKSTEELEREELEKAPKFKARPLNKKILESKGDLGMFCNTKRQVTVPQEFHFATDERVPPQANFDDLFDKLSLNSQHQNHKNIPRNTMPNPFHLYTEERGVEKERKLFSELLQKQMEEERSRNPKATPYPYTTDYPVIPPKPEPKPCTKPEPFELECLTRHEEEMRREMEERQRLEEEEAKMRLFKAQPILIEDPIPVPEKERKPFTEVQEFNLHVNHRAVDRAEFDKKIKEKEMVYKRYQEEAEYARMMEEEKALKQLRRTLVAHARPVPNFDHPFLPQKSSKQSTRPSSPKLQVIKRKERRKMLCPYAAVSSAASQMR; encoded by the exons ATGTCAGTAACAGATGATCCAAACTCGTTTGTAATCGATGAGATTTATGAGTTCTCAGCACCCAcattttatgatttcattgatgaagAAACAGAAGAGGATACAAGGAAAGCTGAACTTTGGTTCCACATTACAACCAGCTATGCTCCTTCTC CTTTTATGCCAAAAATCAAGAATGCTAGTAGAATGGTTCAACTTGAGACCCTATGTGATTTCACTGATGCTGAGGAGTTGcaggataataataataataatacaag GCCTGCAACTGAGCTCACTTCTTCTGAAAGTAAGGAAGAGGTAACACCAAATTTGATCATCAGTGTTCCTAATCCG GAAACTGAAGAGAAGCAGTCTACTGTCCAAAGTCAAGTAACAGAAACTTGCACGCCACGACCACCAACAACATCTCACAGGAATGACTCTCGGAAGACGAACTCCAAGACGCAACAAACAGCCAAAAAGATTGCAAGCATACTAAGAAACCCTTCAGCATTAAAGTCAAAAACTCAATCACAACAGTCAAATCCGAGGAGCTCTAATCAAGCTACTATTAGAAA GCAAGCAATCATGAAAAGTGCTGTTGGAACTCCAAATTTCGCACAAGAAAACCAAGCAGTAAAGAGACAAAAACTAGAGGAAGGAAAATCTAGAAAG ATTCTTGATATCAAACCTCAACATTTGCCGCATAAAACAAGACTTGGGGTAGCTAACAGCAGCTCTAAGTTGTTCTCATCAGCAGCTAAAACTCGAAAAGAGGAGAGAAAG ATGTATGCTAGGCCACTTGTTTCCCCGTTTGTTTCAACAGCAGAAATGATAAAGAAGTTCCAATCTGGCATGAGCAATTCTATTACAAAT GATGATCCGACTGGACCAGCACAGCGGAAGCCGAAACTTACATTAACCAGGCCTAAAGAACCCGAATTTGTAACTGCTCAACGTGTCCGTCCAACAAGGGTGAAAAGTTCAGCTGAACTTGAGGAAGAAATGATGGCCAAAATTCCCAAGTTTAGGGCTCGCCCAATTAACAAAAAG ATTTTGGAAGCTCCAACTCAACCAGTGTTATTACCTAAAAGTGCACCTCAACTTCCAGAATTTAAG GAGTTTCACTTGGAAACAATGGCAAGGGCGAATAAAAATGCGGATACAACTTCAGTTCAATCAATAGAATCTTCTCAGTGTCATCAGTGGCAGCATCTTACAGCACCTAAATCACCTGTTCTTCAAACATCACTAAGAGCACGGCCTCCAATTTCCAAAAGCACAGAAGAACTTGAAAGGGAAGAACTTGAAAAAGCTCCAAAGTTCAAGGCAAGACCCTTGAATAAGAAG ATTCTTGAAAGTAAAGGAGATTTGGGAATGTTCTGCAACACAAAGAGGCAGGTAACAGTGCCTCAAGAATTTCACTTTGCCACAGATGAAAGGGTTCCACCTCAAGCTAActttgatgatctgtttgacaag CTTTCCTTGAATTCCCAACATCAAAATCACAAGAATATTCCCAGAAACACTATGCCAAATCCTTTTCATCTCTACACTGAG GAACGAGGAgttgagaaagagagaaagttgTTCTCTGAACTTCTTCAGAAACAGATGGAGGAAGAGAGGTCCAGAAATCCTAAAGCAACTCCATATCCTTACACCACTGATTATCCCGTG ATTCCACCGAAACCAGAGCCAAAACCGTGCACGAAACCAGAACCGTTCGAACTTGAGTGTCTCACTAGGCATGAAGAGGAGATGAGAAGGGAAATGGAAGAAAGGCAGAGATTGGAGGAGGAAGAAGCTAAGATGAGATTATTTAAGGCACAACCAATCTTGATTGA GGATCCAATTCCAGTTCctgagaaagaaaggaaaccGTTCACtgaggttcaagaattcaatctACATGTAAATCACCGTGCTGTCGACAGAGCTGAATTTGATAAGAAG ATTAAGGAGAAAGAAATGGTGTATAAGAGGTATCAGGAGGAGGCAGAATATGCAAGAATG ATGGAAGAGGAGAAGGCCTTGAAACAACTAAGGAGAACTTTGGTGGCCCATGCACGACCTGTGCCTAATTTTGATCATCCTTTCCTACCTCAAAA GTCTTCCAAACAATCGACGAGACCAAGTTCGCCCAAGCTACAGGTTATTAAAAGGAAAGAGAGGAGGAAAATGCTTTGCCCCTATGCAGCAGTTTCTAGTGCTGCCTCTCAAATGAGGTGA
- the LOC132031155 gene encoding transmembrane E3 ubiquitin-protein ligase FLY2-like isoform X4 has product MSLTETASLPPKVGWLLVRKDENELGPFSAWNITGTYRGSWRFLDSTNNSSRFPDFRKSNGNSVLELISNPTKITGVHYVQGAILFHDVFDNEHGVGGAQIRVEGVYIWPFRQLRMVAYSGKDGEFGQKDDYLLSNPYHLLGVFSSQIFQESSRDKIWKKKHSPFYEMEKHCNIEIAAQIARVSSSSNDGARDHYHLEGLMESPSVDADGDCFSPILLNATSVNIEVYYNKAVNYTLMVTFISFLQVLLLIRQMEHSNTQSGAAKVSILMIGQQAIMDAYLCLLHLTAGILVGKFDQQLFSS; this is encoded by the exons TGGCTTCTTGTAAGAAAGGATGAGAATGAATTGGGACCATTTTCTGCTTGGAATATAACAGGAACTTACAGAG GGTCTTGGAGGTTCCTGGATTCAACAAATAACTCTTCCAGGTTTCCTGATTTTAGGAAGTCCAATGGCAACTCGGTCCTTGAATTGATAAGTAATCCAACAAAAATAACTGGTGTACATTATGTTCAG GGTGCAATACTTTTCCATGACGTTTTTGACAACGAACATGGAGTTGGTGGTGCACAAATCAGAGTAGAAGGTGTGTATATATGGCCATTCAGACAACTTCGAATGGTAGCTTACAG TGGCAAAGATGGTGAGTTTGGCCAGAAAGACGATTATCTGTTATCAAATCCGTATCACTTG CTTGGAGTTTTCTCGTCCCAGATCTTCCAGGAGTCTTCTCGAGATAAGATTTGGAAGAAGAAACACT CACCGTTTTACGAGATGGAGAAACATTGCAATATTGAAATTGCTGCACAAATTGCTCGTGTCTCATCCTCCTCAAATG ATGGAGCTCGTGATCATTATCACCTAGAAGGATTGATGGAGAGCCCTTCAGTGGATGCTGATGGAGACTGTTTCTCACCAATTCTATTGAATGCTACTTCTGTCAATATAGAGGTTTATTACAACAAAGCGGTGAACTACACATTGATGGTCACATTT ATATCTTTTCTGCAAGTGCTCCTTCTGATTCGACAAATGGAACATAGCAACACCCAATCA GGAGCTGCCAAAGTTTCAATTCTGATGATTGGACAACAGGCTATTATGGATGCTTATCTTTGTCTTTTGCATCTGACCGCAGGGATACTTGTTGGTAAGTTTGATCAGCAGCTGTTCTCTTCGTAA